A single genomic interval of Streptomyces graminofaciens harbors:
- a CDS encoding alpha/beta hydrolase, with the protein MTNHLTRRSQSDRSQSRRFLSRRTLLSGTALSGLALTAGTAGTARAAAATTPHRTAPTPTSAPTHRAATPETYTAIPVAPGGGPAAADRVHVLKIGPRDAGTVLVLVPGMFGAANDFRLMARDLVAAVPGVQVWAFDRREENLADRSGFNAASTFTSAPTSSPDPAAYYLDGHYRAQDPASSPFAADWGLPLTLDDLRAVVLAAAGGGRRRVVLGGHSWGATTALAYAAWDFGGRPGFRDLVGLAVIDGGVLGAFDGNGTPVQDSPEEVRQRLAAIEGGAVFDMTISGVGLGSRAESTQIWYQLAGWYAHHDPAGRSVLQPRLPDALRPAAPISNAALLGLLVDTGFGWPNDISVHSGHFAENADGNGVRGWVDDGITPISRVAEAYAGPVPGVWEWYWPARLSVDLDVADVYADTDLARSLGLRLRHGAGLDVPLYAFGTSYSKGTVLEGARKVAAGSRVPYGVYESDNGMNHLDPLFAATAHNTATRSLAQFLRKVVGGSA; encoded by the coding sequence ATGACGAACCATCTGACGCGCCGATCCCAGTCGGACCGATCCCAGTCGCGCCGATTCCTGTCGCGCAGGACCCTGCTGAGCGGGACCGCGCTGAGTGGGCTGGCCCTCACCGCCGGTACGGCCGGAACCGCGCGGGCCGCGGCGGCCACCACTCCCCACCGCACGGCCCCGACCCCCACCTCCGCTCCCACCCACCGAGCCGCCACCCCCGAGACGTACACCGCGATACCCGTCGCCCCCGGCGGCGGACCCGCCGCCGCCGACCGTGTCCACGTGCTCAAGATCGGACCCCGCGACGCCGGTACGGTCCTCGTGCTGGTGCCGGGGATGTTCGGGGCCGCCAACGACTTCCGGCTGATGGCCCGGGATCTGGTCGCGGCCGTGCCCGGGGTGCAGGTGTGGGCGTTCGACCGGCGGGAGGAGAACCTCGCGGACCGAAGCGGGTTCAACGCCGCCTCCACCTTCACCTCCGCCCCCACCTCCTCCCCCGACCCCGCCGCCTACTACCTCGACGGCCACTACCGCGCCCAGGACCCCGCCTCCTCCCCCTTCGCCGCCGACTGGGGGCTGCCGCTCACGCTCGACGACCTCCGTGCGGTGGTGCTGGCCGCCGCGGGCGGTGGTCGGCGACGGGTCGTGCTCGGAGGGCACTCCTGGGGTGCGACCACCGCGCTGGCGTACGCCGCCTGGGACTTCGGCGGGCGGCCCGGGTTCCGGGACCTCGTCGGGCTCGCGGTGATCGACGGCGGGGTGCTGGGGGCGTTCGACGGGAACGGTACGCCCGTGCAGGACTCGCCCGAGGAGGTCCGGCAGCGGCTCGCGGCGATCGAGGGCGGGGCCGTGTTCGACATGACCATCAGCGGGGTCGGACTGGGCAGCCGGGCCGAGAGCACCCAGATCTGGTACCAGCTCGCCGGGTGGTACGCCCACCACGACCCCGCGGGCCGTTCCGTGCTTCAGCCCCGGCTGCCGGACGCCCTGCGGCCCGCCGCACCGATCAGCAACGCGGCCCTGCTCGGCCTCCTCGTCGACACCGGGTTCGGCTGGCCGAACGACATCAGCGTCCACTCGGGGCACTTCGCCGAGAACGCGGACGGCAACGGCGTACGGGGGTGGGTCGATGACGGGATCACGCCCATCTCCCGTGTCGCCGAGGCCTACGCCGGGCCCGTGCCCGGGGTCTGGGAGTGGTACTGGCCCGCCCGGCTCTCCGTGGACCTCGATGTCGCCGACGTCTACGCCGACACCGACCTCGCCCGCTCACTGGGCCTGCGGCTGCGCCACGGCGCCGGGCTCGACGTACCGCTCTACGCCTTCGGGACCAGCTACTCCAAGGGCACGGTCCTGGAGGGGGCCCGCAAGGTCGCGGCCGGCTCCCGGGTGCCGTACGGCGTCTACGAGTCGGACAACGGCATGAACCACCTCGACCCGCTGTTCGCCGCGACCGCCCACAACACGGCCACGCGGTCGCTGGCACAGTTCCTGCGCAAGGTGGTCGGCGGCAGCGCCTGA